A region from the Sutcliffiella horikoshii genome encodes:
- the speD gene encoding adenosylmethionine decarboxylase — protein METVGRHVISELWGCDFDKLNDMDYIEKTFVDAALKSGAEVREVAFHKFAPQGVSGVVIISESHLTIHSFPEHGYASIDVYTCGELDPNISADYIATALNAQTRETIELPRGMGPVQVNKAKAL, from the coding sequence ATGGAAACAGTAGGTCGTCACGTTATTTCAGAACTATGGGGTTGCGATTTTGACAAATTGAATGATATGGATTACATCGAAAAAACATTTGTCGATGCTGCATTAAAATCAGGTGCAGAAGTAAGAGAGGTAGCTTTTCATAAATTTGCTCCTCAAGGGGTAAGCGGAGTAGTCATTATTTCCGAATCCCACTTAACCATTCATAGCTTCCCAGAGCACGGATATGCTAGTATCGATGTTTATACATGCGGAGAATTAGATCCTAATATTTCAGCTGACTATATTGCGACTGCTTTAAATGCTCAGACGCGTGAAACAATCGAACTTCCACGTGGAATGGGTCCTGTTCAAGTAAACAAAGCAAAAGCTCTTTAA
- the thrS gene encoding threonine--tRNA ligase has translation MSELMKITFPDGAVKEFERGTTTEDIAASISPGLKKKAIAGKLNGELIDLRSPIKIDGEISIIMQDSDEALGIMRHSTAHLMAQAIKRLYGNVKLGIGPVIENGFYYDIDMEESLTPEDLQKIEKEMKKIVSENLDVVRVEVSREEALRRYVELNDELKLELIRELPEGETISIYEQGEFFDLCRGIHVPSTGKIKEFKLLSIAGAYWRGDSKNKMLQRIYGTAFFKKAELDEHLRLLEEAKERDHRKIGKELDLFFNSQKVGQGLPLWLPKGATIRRVIERYIVDKEVELGYDHVYTPVMGSVELYKTSGHWDHYQDGMFPPMEMDNEQLVLRPMNCPHHMMVYKNSIHSYRQLPVRIAELGTMHRYEMSGALAGLQRVRGMTLNDAHIFVRPDQIKDELKRVVNLVLEVYKDFGLDDYSFRLSYRDPENKEKYFDDDAMWEKAQGMLKEAMDELGLDYFEAIDEAAFYGPKLDVQVRTALGKEETLSTVQLDFLLPEKFDLTYVGEDGKQHRPVVIHRGVVSTMERFVAFLIEEYKGAFPTWLAPVQVQVIPVSPDAHFDYAKEVQDLLKSKGIRVEIDERNEKIGYKIREAQMQKIPYMLVLGDNEIQERAVNVRKYGEQKSETISLEKFVEELVKEAKR, from the coding sequence ATGTCGGAATTAATGAAGATCACATTTCCAGACGGAGCGGTAAAGGAGTTTGAACGTGGTACGACAACAGAAGATATCGCTGCATCCATCAGTCCGGGTCTGAAAAAGAAAGCAATCGCTGGAAAACTGAACGGAGAACTCATTGACCTGCGTTCCCCGATTAAAATAGACGGAGAAATCAGCATCATCATGCAAGACTCCGACGAAGCGCTTGGAATCATGCGACACAGTACTGCCCACTTGATGGCACAAGCGATCAAACGCCTATACGGCAACGTGAAACTAGGAATCGGTCCGGTAATCGAGAACGGATTCTACTACGATATAGACATGGAGGAGTCTTTAACTCCAGAAGACCTTCAAAAAATCGAAAAAGAAATGAAGAAAATCGTCAGCGAAAACTTGGATGTTGTTCGTGTGGAAGTGAGCAGAGAAGAAGCGCTGCGCCGCTACGTAGAGCTGAATGATGAGTTGAAGCTTGAATTGATTCGCGAACTGCCTGAAGGAGAAACTATCTCCATTTATGAACAAGGTGAGTTCTTTGACCTTTGCCGTGGAATCCATGTACCATCCACTGGGAAAATTAAAGAATTTAAATTGCTAAGCATTGCAGGTGCATACTGGAGAGGCGACAGCAAAAACAAAATGCTGCAACGTATCTACGGAACAGCTTTCTTTAAAAAAGCAGAGCTTGATGAGCACCTTCGCCTGTTGGAAGAAGCAAAAGAGCGCGATCACCGTAAAATCGGGAAAGAGCTGGACCTTTTCTTCAACTCCCAAAAAGTGGGGCAAGGTTTACCTCTATGGTTACCGAAGGGTGCAACAATCCGCCGTGTAATCGAGCGCTATATCGTCGACAAAGAAGTAGAGCTTGGCTATGACCACGTTTATACTCCTGTAATGGGAAGCGTGGAGCTTTATAAAACTTCCGGGCACTGGGATCACTATCAGGACGGCATGTTCCCTCCAATGGAAATGGATAACGAGCAACTTGTTCTTCGTCCAATGAACTGTCCTCATCATATGATGGTGTACAAAAACAGCATCCACAGTTACCGTCAGCTTCCTGTACGTATTGCTGAGCTTGGAACAATGCACCGCTATGAAATGTCAGGTGCATTGGCAGGACTACAGCGTGTACGTGGCATGACTCTGAACGATGCACACATCTTCGTCCGCCCTGATCAAATCAAGGATGAGCTGAAGCGTGTTGTGAACCTGGTTCTTGAAGTATATAAAGATTTCGGCCTGGATGACTATTCTTTCCGTCTATCCTACCGTGATCCTGAAAATAAAGAGAAGTATTTCGATGACGATGCAATGTGGGAAAAAGCACAGGGCATGCTGAAGGAAGCAATGGATGAGCTTGGTCTTGATTATTTCGAAGCAATCGACGAAGCGGCATTCTATGGTCCTAAGTTAGACGTTCAAGTACGTACTGCCCTTGGAAAAGAAGAGACTCTTTCCACTGTACAGCTTGACTTCCTATTGCCAGAGAAATTCGACCTGACTTATGTTGGGGAAGACGGCAAGCAGCACCGTCCGGTTGTTATCCACCGCGGTGTCGTATCGACAATGGAACGCTTTGTGGCATTCCTGATCGAAGAGTACAAAGGTGCATTCCCTACTTGGTTGGCGCCAGTACAAGTCCAAGTGATCCCTGTATCACCAGATGCGCATTTTGATTATGCAAAAGAAGTGCAAGACCTTCTAAAATCAAAAGGAATTCGCGTAGAAATTGACGAAAGAAACGAAAAGATCGGCTACAAAATCCGTGAAGCACAAATGCAAAAGATTCCATACATGCTAGTGCTGGGAGACAATGAAATCCAAGAACGCGCAGTAAACGTCCGTAAATACGGCGAACAAAAATCCGAAACAATCTCACTAGAGAAATTTGTGGAAGAACTGGTGAAAGAAGCGAAGAGATAA
- a CDS encoding replication initiation and membrane attachment family protein, translating to MSDRHWKELVPVDRYIVRSNGVLQQFDRKLLTMLYQPLLGFRGYSLYMTLWSELDQDRLWGGETTHHGIMTTMQCNLKDIHQERIKLEGIGLLKTWVKEDDQLRTFIYELQPPLSPEAFFSEPMLTIYLYNRLGKNKYASVKKYFSDKVIPVDEYQEVTRSFSDVFQSVQSENMAYAANEEMMEELPLEEGEEWLERKKGSDPKVSQEIFDFDLFFAGLSEVVIPKKSITAKVKEAIVKLSFIYTIDPISMRDLMMNVIDVDEKVDLEKLRKAARDWYQLEYQDTLPGLVEKTQPLNLRQFTDKKPATKDEQLIQQLENVSPKQMLTDLSGGSEPSASDLRIVEDVMFKQQLTPGVVNVLLYYVLLKTDMKLNRKYVEKIASHWARKQVKTVSEAMELAKEEHRQYQNWADTKQADKSAGGGSASKAKTGKVVRNRFVSSDGAATETDAAGSQSDKFKEVEEDEKQKLMERLAKMKEKKIRLDP from the coding sequence ATGTCTGATCGCCATTGGAAAGAGCTGGTCCCTGTAGACCGGTATATTGTCCGTTCAAATGGAGTGCTCCAACAGTTTGACCGTAAACTCCTAACAATGCTATATCAACCTTTGCTCGGATTCAGGGGATACAGTTTATATATGACCCTCTGGAGTGAGCTGGACCAAGATCGCTTGTGGGGCGGGGAGACGACGCATCATGGCATTATGACGACGATGCAATGCAACCTAAAGGATATCCATCAGGAAAGAATAAAACTTGAAGGCATCGGTCTTTTAAAAACGTGGGTCAAGGAAGATGATCAGCTTCGCACCTTCATTTATGAACTTCAACCTCCACTCTCCCCGGAAGCATTCTTTTCAGAACCAATGCTAACCATTTATTTATATAATCGACTAGGGAAAAATAAATACGCAAGTGTGAAGAAATACTTTTCCGATAAGGTTATCCCTGTGGATGAATACCAGGAAGTGACAAGAAGTTTCAGTGATGTCTTCCAATCTGTTCAGTCAGAAAACATGGCATATGCCGCGAATGAAGAGATGATGGAGGAATTGCCACTAGAAGAGGGAGAAGAGTGGCTGGAGCGCAAAAAGGGAAGCGATCCAAAGGTAAGTCAAGAAATCTTTGACTTTGATCTGTTTTTTGCAGGGCTATCTGAGGTAGTCATCCCGAAAAAATCAATCACCGCCAAAGTGAAGGAAGCGATTGTGAAACTGTCCTTCATCTATACCATCGATCCGATATCTATGCGCGATTTGATGATGAATGTGATTGATGTTGATGAAAAAGTGGATTTAGAGAAACTGCGTAAGGCAGCAAGGGATTGGTATCAGCTGGAATACCAAGATACATTGCCGGGCCTTGTGGAGAAAACACAGCCGCTGAACTTGAGGCAGTTTACGGATAAAAAGCCAGCAACAAAAGATGAACAGCTCATCCAACAGCTGGAGAATGTCTCTCCAAAGCAAATGCTCACAGATCTTTCTGGTGGCTCGGAACCTTCTGCTTCAGACCTCCGAATTGTGGAAGACGTCATGTTCAAACAACAATTAACACCTGGAGTCGTGAATGTGTTGCTTTATTATGTGTTGTTGAAAACAGATATGAAGCTGAACCGCAAATACGTGGAGAAGATTGCAAGTCATTGGGCGCGTAAACAAGTGAAAACCGTCAGTGAAGCGATGGAACTTGCCAAAGAGGAGCATCGCCAGTATCAGAACTGGGCGGATACAAAGCAGGCTGATAAGAGTGCTGGTGGAGGAAGCGCCTCTAAAGCGAAAACAGGGAAAGTGGTGCGCAACCGTTTTGTCAGTTCGGACGGAGCGGCAACTGAAACAGATGCTGCAGGCAGTCAGTCCGACAAGTTCAAGGAAGTAGAAGAGGACGAAAAACAGAAGCTGATGGAACGATTGGCGAAAATGAAAGAGAAAAAGATAAGGTTAGATCCATAG
- the ytaF gene encoding sporulation membrane protein YtaF: MIPYISLILLAFAVSLDSFSVGLTYGLRKMHMPLKSISIIACCSAVSLLLAMLVGTILMKFLSPAFAETIGGSILILLGMWVLYQFFRASTAEDSTSFADERILFNLEIKSLGVVINILRKPTEADFDRSGSITGLEAFFLGIALSLDAFGAGIGAALLGYSPGVMAVSVAVMSSLFVITGIKLGRVFSTVSWINKFSFLPGVLLIVIGIIKM, translated from the coding sequence ATGATTCCATACATCTCACTTATCCTACTAGCCTTTGCTGTTAGTCTGGATAGCTTCAGTGTTGGCTTGACATATGGCCTAAGAAAAATGCATATGCCGCTTAAATCAATCAGTATCATTGCGTGTTGTTCGGCCGTCTCGCTTTTGCTTGCCATGTTAGTAGGCACCATACTTATGAAATTTCTCTCCCCTGCTTTTGCAGAGACAATTGGTGGAAGCATTCTGATACTATTAGGAATGTGGGTTCTCTATCAGTTTTTTCGTGCCAGTACAGCCGAAGACAGTACCTCTTTTGCAGATGAACGCATCTTGTTCAATCTTGAAATCAAATCACTCGGTGTTGTCATCAACATTTTGAGAAAGCCAACAGAAGCCGACTTTGACCGTTCCGGTTCCATCACTGGGTTAGAAGCTTTTTTTCTTGGCATTGCCCTGTCCCTGGATGCTTTTGGAGCGGGAATCGGTGCAGCCTTGCTTGGCTACTCTCCTGGGGTAATGGCGGTTTCAGTAGCTGTGATGAGTTCGTTATTTGTGATTACCGGGATAAAATTGGGAAGAGTGTTTTCCACCGTTTCGTGGATTAATAAGTTCTCTTTTTTACCAGGCGTATTACTTATTGTTATCGGAATTATTAAAATGTAA
- the rpmI gene encoding 50S ribosomal protein L35 — MPKMKTHRGSAKRFKKTGSGSLKRSHAYTSHLFANKSQKQKRKLRKSAMVSKGDFKRIRHMLDNLR, encoded by the coding sequence ATGCCTAAAATGAAAACTCATCGCGGATCAGCGAAAAGATTCAAGAAAACTGGATCTGGTAGCTTAAAGCGTTCTCACGCATACACAAGTCACTTATTCGCTAACAAGTCTCAAAAGCAAAAGCGTAAATTGCGTAAATCAGCTATGGTAAGCAAAGGTGATTTCAAACGCATCCGTCACATGTTAGACAACTTAAGATAA
- a CDS encoding diacylglycerol/lipid kinase family protein produces the protein MKRVAVIVNPNAGNKKLINSIEQIEEKLLSTFDEVTIHPTQKEGDGARLVEKLANHVDLLIGAGGDGTIFELINALAPLEKRPVFAIIPGGTCNDFSRTLGINQHPIKAVEQIMEKRTETVDVGKSDNQYFLNFWGIGLVSKVSDNIDSGTKQLLGKLSYYISAGQTVMEEEPFQLTIESETQSYEGDAVMLLIGNGSFLGGIQSFFPSSSVQDGELDVMIIKQTSIAQLWTWMQTRLQKELPAEGNDDLVYFRAKELKIKATPNQEIDTDGEKTYHTPSTVSILPGHLEVIIGDYPFE, from the coding sequence TTGAAGAGAGTAGCGGTGATCGTTAATCCCAATGCCGGGAACAAAAAGTTGATCAATTCCATTGAACAGATAGAAGAAAAGCTCTTAAGTACATTTGATGAAGTAACCATTCATCCAACCCAAAAAGAAGGTGATGGTGCCAGACTCGTGGAGAAACTGGCGAACCATGTGGATCTTCTAATCGGTGCCGGCGGGGACGGTACCATCTTTGAATTAATCAACGCTTTGGCTCCTTTGGAAAAGAGACCTGTTTTTGCCATCATACCAGGCGGAACCTGTAATGATTTTTCACGAACGCTTGGAATCAATCAGCATCCTATCAAAGCAGTGGAACAGATCATGGAGAAGCGTACAGAAACGGTGGATGTCGGAAAAAGTGATAATCAATACTTCTTGAATTTTTGGGGAATTGGATTGGTATCAAAGGTTTCAGATAACATCGACAGCGGGACGAAACAGCTGCTTGGAAAACTGTCCTATTACATTAGCGCCGGACAAACGGTAATGGAAGAGGAGCCGTTTCAGCTTACCATAGAAAGTGAAACACAATCTTATGAAGGGGATGCTGTCATGCTTCTGATAGGTAATGGTTCTTTTCTGGGCGGTATTCAGTCGTTTTTCCCCTCTTCCAGCGTACAGGACGGGGAACTGGATGTAATGATTATCAAGCAGACCTCCATTGCCCAGCTTTGGACATGGATGCAAACAAGACTTCAAAAGGAGCTTCCAGCAGAAGGGAACGACGATTTAGTTTATTTCAGAGCAAAGGAACTGAAAATCAAAGCCACTCCCAATCAAGAAATCGATACAGACGGAGAAAAGACCTACCATACCCCTTCTACTGTCTCCATTCTTCCAGGACATCTAGAAGTAATCATTGGCGATTATCCATTTGAGTGA
- the infC gene encoding translation initiation factor IF-3 yields the protein MISKDMMVNDGIRAREVRLIGQNGDQLGIKSKVEALEIAARANLDLVMVAPNAKPPVCRIMDYGKFRFEQQKKDKEARKNQKVISLKEVRLSPTIDEHDFNTKLRNAIKFLEKGDKVKASIRFKGRAITHKEIGQRVLDRFSAACAEVSTIESHPKMDGRSMFLILAPKNEK from the coding sequence ATTATTAGCAAGGACATGATGGTAAACGATGGCATTCGTGCCCGCGAAGTACGTCTAATCGGTCAAAATGGAGACCAGCTAGGAATTAAGTCAAAAGTAGAAGCGCTGGAAATTGCAGCACGTGCTAACCTTGACTTAGTAATGGTTGCGCCTAATGCGAAACCTCCTGTATGCCGAATTATGGACTACGGAAAGTTCCGTTTCGAGCAACAGAAGAAAGATAAAGAAGCGCGTAAAAACCAAAAAGTAATCAGCTTAAAGGAAGTTCGTTTAAGTCCTACTATTGATGAGCATGACTTCAATACGAAACTTCGCAATGCAATCAAGTTCCTTGAAAAAGGAGACAAAGTAAAAGCATCGATCCGATTCAAAGGACGTGCGATTACGCATAAAGAAATCGGTCAGCGTGTGCTAGATCGTTTCTCTGCAGCTTGTGCAGAAGTTTCAACAATTGAGTCTCATCCAAAAATGGATGGGCGTAGCATGTTCTTAATACTGGCACCTAAAAACGAAAAGTAA
- the nrdR gene encoding transcriptional regulator NrdR — MKCPACHHNGTKVLDSRPVEEGKSIRRRRECESCSYRFTTFEKVEEMPLIVVKKEGIREEFSREKVLRGLIRACEKRPVALKQLEDIVMEVEKELRNIGISEVKSDMVGEMVMERLSKIDEVAYVRFASVYRQFKDINVFLDELKEIIEKERK, encoded by the coding sequence ATGAAATGTCCTGCCTGTCACCATAATGGGACGAAGGTATTAGATTCACGCCCTGTAGAAGAGGGAAAATCCATCAGAAGAAGAAGAGAATGCGAGTCTTGTTCCTATCGTTTTACGACGTTTGAGAAAGTGGAAGAAATGCCGCTTATCGTCGTGAAAAAGGAAGGAATACGAGAAGAGTTCAGCAGGGAAAAAGTGCTGAGAGGTTTAATTCGGGCCTGTGAAAAAAGACCAGTTGCCCTAAAACAACTCGAAGACATTGTGATGGAAGTGGAAAAAGAATTAAGAAATATCGGCATATCCGAAGTGAAAAGCGATATGGTCGGAGAAATGGTAATGGAGAGACTATCTAAAATAGATGAAGTGGCATATGTCCGATTTGCCTCTGTTTACCGTCAATTCAAAGATATCAATGTCTTTTTGGATGAATTAAAAGAAATCATTGAAAAAGAAAGAAAATAA
- the ytxC gene encoding sporulation protein YtxC, whose protein sequence is MFEISFRNESDANAIYMNVLEKNPESDSILSLHKEKIVVESKDVHFYRNTIVPVLKYYIHRTKEKEWILSVLENTFYYKEEEEQEQILCILQSILLGERADIPNLPAIEQRDAQLESVMQSFFQKPISFSFDSFITFRLKEYFEGLQVFVEAAIDEYKLEQEYQSFVHQLRELLTTTDSKLEELHLVYQYQFDFYDKSFSHIPKNQLIKFMNRTHFNNYSYYIDSVVLAPLVSIAPKKLFLYTDNTEHQLVETIRNIFEERAVVLPFHYFGQNKSKID, encoded by the coding sequence TTGTTTGAGATTTCCTTTCGAAATGAATCGGACGCAAATGCGATATATATGAATGTATTAGAAAAAAATCCTGAGAGTGATTCTATCCTTTCTTTACATAAAGAAAAAATCGTCGTGGAATCAAAGGATGTTCATTTTTACAGAAACACCATTGTTCCGGTGCTGAAGTATTACATTCACCGTACCAAAGAAAAAGAATGGATATTGTCGGTATTGGAAAATACGTTTTATTATAAAGAGGAAGAAGAACAAGAACAGATTCTCTGTATTCTGCAATCAATCCTTCTCGGAGAACGGGCTGATATTCCAAATCTTCCGGCTATAGAACAGCGTGATGCCCAGTTGGAGTCTGTCATGCAGTCCTTTTTTCAAAAGCCCATATCGTTTTCATTTGATTCCTTTATCACATTCAGGTTGAAAGAATACTTTGAAGGGTTGCAGGTATTTGTAGAAGCGGCGATTGATGAGTATAAGCTGGAACAGGAATACCAATCGTTCGTCCATCAGCTGCGGGAATTGCTGACGACAACAGATTCAAAGCTTGAAGAATTGCACCTTGTCTATCAATATCAATTCGATTTTTATGATAAGTCTTTCTCGCATATACCAAAAAACCAGCTCATCAAGTTTATGAACAGAACTCATTTTAATAATTATTCGTATTATATAGACTCGGTCGTACTTGCACCCTTGGTTTCTATCGCGCCGAAAAAACTGTTTCTCTACACGGATAATACGGAACATCAGCTTGTGGAGACCATACGCAATATATTTGAAGAACGTGCCGTTGTTTTACCTTTTCACTATTTTGGGCAAAATAAAAGTAAAATTGATTAA
- a CDS encoding TVP38/TMEM64 family protein → MDEKMNVLFVVIESHWWLASLGFILFHILRQVLFIPVVIICIAGGALFGGVIGSIYSVAGLTLSSLFFYFLYQQFPGIFGKILRMKERLFGNRANFSVGQITVMRLIPFIHFHLLSLCLIETTKSFSHYAKASLLTNIPLAIIYTVFGQFITEFSPTAMLVVLIGLLLLMLVMRQKVVVMKWEQFFHKEKQYKRG, encoded by the coding sequence ATGGACGAAAAAATGAACGTACTCTTTGTCGTGATTGAAAGTCACTGGTGGCTGGCTTCTCTTGGTTTTATTCTTTTCCATATATTAAGACAAGTTTTGTTTATTCCGGTAGTCATCATCTGCATTGCAGGTGGAGCCTTGTTCGGCGGGGTAATCGGCAGCATCTACTCTGTGGCAGGCTTAACATTATCCAGTTTATTTTTCTACTTTCTATACCAGCAGTTTCCCGGCATATTCGGGAAAATTTTAAGAATGAAAGAAAGGCTCTTTGGCAACCGGGCAAATTTCTCGGTTGGACAGATCACTGTCATGCGTTTGATCCCATTCATCCACTTCCACTTACTTTCTCTCTGCTTGATTGAAACGACAAAAAGCTTCTCTCACTATGCAAAAGCTTCTCTCCTGACTAATATTCCTCTCGCAATCATCTATACCGTCTTTGGCCAATTCATCACGGAATTTTCCCCAACTGCCATGCTTGTTGTGCTTATAGGACTCTTACTCCTCATGCTGGTAATGAGACAAAAAGTCGTCGTCATGAAGTGGGAACAATTCTTTCATAAAGAAAAGCAATATAAAAGAGGTTAA
- a CDS encoding DUF1294 domain-containing protein, whose translation MMEVLVGYYIFINIVGFIIMKVDKQRAIEHRWRIPELHLWGIALLGGALGTWMGMQTFRHKTKRLLFRIGLPFITFLHIGFWGYFLIA comes from the coding sequence ATGATGGAAGTACTCGTCGGTTATTATATCTTTATAAACATTGTAGGCTTCATTATTATGAAAGTAGATAAACAAAGAGCCATCGAACATCGCTGGAGAATACCTGAATTACATCTATGGGGAATTGCCTTGCTTGGCGGTGCCCTTGGTACGTGGATGGGGATGCAAACCTTCCGCCATAAAACAAAGCGTCTGTTATTCCGGATAGGTCTACCATTCATAACATTTTTACATATCGGGTTTTGGGGGTATTTTCTCATAGCCTGA
- the coaE gene encoding dephospho-CoA kinase (Dephospho-CoA kinase (CoaE) performs the final step in coenzyme A biosynthesis.), with the protein MPLVIGLTGGIASGKSTVANMLRDKNIPIVDADIVAREVVEIGTDTYKKLVSEFGQEILNDDKTLNRPKLGSIIFQNQEKREKLNSIMHPSIRTSMKEKTQKYIEEGHDVVVMDIPLLFESKLTHLVDKTLLVFVTEKTQLKRLMERNDLSEKEATDRIKSQMPLTEKVKLSHAVIDNNGSLAKTEQQLNDILTNWHIQK; encoded by the coding sequence ATGCCATTGGTTATAGGACTAACCGGAGGAATAGCAAGCGGTAAAAGCACAGTGGCCAATATGCTGCGCGATAAAAACATACCGATTGTAGATGCTGATATCGTGGCTCGGGAAGTCGTGGAAATTGGTACAGATACATATAAAAAGTTGGTCAGTGAATTTGGACAGGAAATACTAAATGACGACAAAACACTGAACCGACCTAAGCTCGGAAGCATTATTTTTCAAAATCAGGAAAAACGGGAAAAGCTCAATAGCATCATGCATCCAAGTATCAGAACCAGTATGAAAGAGAAGACGCAGAAATACATAGAAGAGGGCCATGATGTGGTAGTAATGGATATCCCCTTACTGTTCGAAAGCAAGCTTACCCATCTTGTGGACAAAACCTTACTCGTCTTTGTAACCGAGAAAACCCAACTAAAGCGCTTGATGGAGCGAAACGATCTATCCGAAAAGGAAGCAACAGACAGAATAAAGTCCCAGATGCCACTTACGGAAAAAGTTAAACTCTCCCATGCTGTCATAGACAACAACGGATCTCTTGCGAAAACAGAACAACAACTAAATGACATCTTAACCAACTGGCATATCCAAAAATAG
- a CDS encoding glyceraldehyde-3-phosphate dehydrogenase, with translation MKAKVAINGFGRIGRMVFRRAIQEEGLNIVAINASYPAETLAHLIKYDTNHGRFDADVYAEDNALIVNGKRIQLVNNRNPEELPWKEMNIDIVIEATGKFNSRDKAALHLQAGAKRVVLTAPGKNEDVTIVMGVNEEVLDMNEHFVISNASCTTNCLAPVVKVLDQQFGIENGLMTTVHAYTNDQKNIDNPHKDLRRARACGQSIIPTSTGAAKALSLVLPHLKGKLHGMALRVPTPNVSLVDLVVDLKKPVTVDDVNDAFQSASIGSMDGILGVTMEPLVSVDFNTNPHSAVIDGLSTMVMGDTKVKVLAWYDNEWGYSCRVVDLVQFVAEKMVEAKEVMAG, from the coding sequence ATGAAGGCAAAGGTTGCAATTAACGGGTTTGGACGAATTGGGAGAATGGTATTCAGACGCGCCATCCAAGAAGAAGGTTTAAATATCGTTGCAATCAATGCGAGCTACCCAGCGGAAACGCTAGCTCACCTTATTAAATATGACACAAACCATGGACGCTTCGATGCGGATGTTTACGCAGAAGACAATGCGTTAATCGTAAATGGTAAGCGTATTCAATTAGTAAATAACCGTAATCCAGAAGAGCTTCCTTGGAAAGAAATGAATATAGATATCGTAATTGAAGCGACAGGAAAGTTTAATTCTCGCGACAAAGCGGCGCTTCATCTTCAAGCTGGTGCTAAACGTGTTGTACTGACAGCTCCAGGTAAAAACGAAGATGTAACGATTGTAATGGGAGTAAATGAAGAAGTACTTGATATGAATGAGCACTTTGTCATTTCAAACGCTTCTTGTACGACAAACTGCTTAGCGCCAGTTGTAAAAGTGTTAGATCAACAGTTTGGTATTGAGAATGGATTAATGACAACCGTTCATGCTTATACAAATGACCAAAAGAATATTGACAACCCCCATAAAGATTTGCGCAGAGCAAGAGCTTGCGGTCAGTCCATCATCCCAACCTCTACAGGTGCGGCAAAAGCACTATCTTTAGTACTTCCACACCTAAAGGGTAAACTGCATGGAATGGCGCTTCGTGTTCCAACACCTAACGTATCTCTTGTTGACCTAGTGGTGGACCTGAAAAAGCCGGTTACGGTAGACGACGTGAATGATGCGTTCCAAAGTGCTTCCATCGGTTCTATGGATGGTATATTAGGAGTTACAATGGAACCGCTTGTGTCTGTGGACTTTAACACAAATCCGCATTCGGCTGTCATTGATGGATTATCCACAATGGTGATGGGCGATACAAAGGTAAAAGTATTAGCATGGTATGACAACGAGTGGGGTTATTCTTGCCGAGTGGTAGATCTTGTTCAATTCGTAGCAGAAAAAATGGTAGAAGCAAAAGAAGTAATGGCTGGTTAA
- the rplT gene encoding 50S ribosomal protein L20: MPRVKGGTVTRQRRKKVIKLAKGYYGSKHTLYKVANQQVMKSLMYAYRDRRQKKRDFRKLWIARINAAARMNGLSYSRLMHGLKVAGIEVNRKMLAELAVSDEKAFAELATAAKNSLNK, encoded by the coding sequence ATGCCAAGAGTTAAAGGCGGTACAGTAACACGCCAACGTCGTAAAAAAGTCATTAAATTAGCCAAAGGTTATTACGGTTCTAAACACACTTTATATAAAGTAGCTAACCAACAAGTAATGAAATCCCTAATGTACGCTTATCGCGATCGTCGCCAGAAAAAACGCGACTTCCGTAAGCTTTGGATCGCTCGTATCAACGCAGCGGCTCGCATGAACGGTCTTTCTTACAGCCGTCTAATGCACGGTTTGAAAGTAGCTGGAATCGAAGTAAACCGCAAAATGTTAGCTGAGCTAGCAGTTAGCGACGAAAAAGCATTTGCTGAATTGGCAACTGCTGCGAAAAACAGCTTAAATAAATAA